A region of Deltaproteobacteria bacterium DNA encodes the following proteins:
- the hgcB gene encoding mercury methylation ferredoxin HgcB — protein sequence MRYLSNVATLEYFPDKCTGCLRCIDVCPHAVFVRHEKKVAVSDRDLCMECGACMMNCAFKAINVDNGVGCAAAIINSMLYGGEPSCDCSGESSSGNCC from the coding sequence ATGAGATACCTGAGTAATGTGGCGACCCTTGAATATTTCCCCGACAAATGTACCGGTTGCCTAAGATGTATTGACGTCTGCCCCCATGCTGTTTTTGTACGGCATGAAAAGAAAGTGGCTGTTTCAGACAGGGACCTCTGCATGGAATGCGGGGCATGTATGATGAACTGCGCTTTTAAAGCAATAAATGTCGATAATGGAGTGGGCTGTGCAGCGGCTATTATAAATTCCATGTTGTACGGCGGCGAGCCTTCCTGCGATTGCAGTGGTGAATCTTCATCGGGTAACTGCTGCTGA